The Macaca fascicularis isolate 582-1 chromosome 11, T2T-MFA8v1.1 genome includes a region encoding these proteins:
- the AGAP2 gene encoding arf-GAP with GTPase, ANK repeat and PH domain-containing protein 2 isoform X2, translating into MSRGAGALQRRTTTYLISLTLVKLESVPPPPPSPSAAAVGAAGARGCETGDPGSPRGAEEPGKKRHERLFHRQDALWISTSSAGTGGAEPPALSPAPASPARPVSPAPGRRLSLWAAPPGPPLSGGLSPDPKPGGAPTSSRRPLLSSPSWGGPEPEGRAGGGVPGSSSPHPGTGSRRLKVAPPPPAPKPCKTVTTSGAKAGGGKGAGSRLSWPESEGKPRVKGSKSSAGTGVSASAAATAAAAAEGGGATAATSGGVGAGAGARGKLSPRKGKSKTLDNSDLHPGQPAGSPPPLTLPPTPTPGAAVTAASAQPPGPAPPITLEPPAPGLKRGREGGRASTRDRKMLKFISGIFTKSTGGPPGSGPLPGPPSLSSGSGSRELLGAELRASPKAVINSQEWTLSRSIPELRLGVLGDARSGKSSLIHRFLTGSYQVLEKTESEQYKKEMLVDGQTHLVLIREEAGAPDAKFSGWADAVIFVFSLEDENSFQAVSCLHGQLSSLRGEGRGGLALALVGTQDRISASSPRVVGDARARALCADMKRCSYYETCATYGLNVDRVFQEVAQKVVTLRKQQQLLAACKSLPSSPSHSAASTPVAGQASNGGHTSDYSSSLPSSPNVGHRELRAEAAAVAGLSTPGSLHRAAKRRTSLFANRRGSDSEKRSLDSRGETTGSGRAIPIKQSFLLKRSGNSLNKEWKKKYVTLSSNGFLLYHPSINDYIHSTHGKEMDLLRTTVKVPGKRPPRAISAFGPSASINGLVKDMSAVQMGEGPEVTTPMPSPSPSPSSLQPPPDQTSKHLLKPDRNLARALSTDCTPSGDLSPLSREPPPSPMVKKQRRKKLTTPSKTEGSTGQAEEENFEFLIVSSTGQTWHFEAASFEERDAWVQAIESQILASLQCCESSKVKLRTDSQSEAVAIQAIRNAKGNSICVDCGAPNPTWASLNLGALICIECSGIHRNLGTHLSRVRSLDLDDWPRELTLVLTAIGNDTANRVWESDTRGRVKPTRDSSREERESWIRAKYEQLLFLAPLSTTEEPLGRQLWAAVQAQDVATVLLLLAHARHGPLDTSVEDPQLRSPLHLAAELAHVVITQLLLWYGADVAARDAQGRTALFYARQAGSQLCADILLQHGCPGEGGSAATTPSAATTPSITATPSPHRRSSAASVGRADAPVALV; encoded by the exons ATGAGCCGGGGCGCGGGCGCGCTTCAGCGCCGGACAACGACCTACCTCATCTCGCTGACCCTGGTTAAGCTCGAGTCGGTGCCTCCGCCGCCGCCTTCTCCGTCTGCGGCCGCGGTCGGCGCCGCCGGTGCCAGAGGCTGCGAGACTGGGGATCCTGGCAGCCCCCGAGGTGCGGAGGAGCCGGGCAAGAAGCGGCACGAACGTCTCTTCCACCGGCAGGATGCGCTGTGGATCAGCACCAGCAGCGCGGGCACCGGGGGCGCGGAGCCCCCAGCCCTGTCCCCGGCTCCGGCCAGTCCGGCCCGCCCAGTCTCCCCCGCTCCCGGCCGCCGCCTCTCCCTCTGGGCCGCCCCTCCGGGACCCCCGCTCTCCGGGGGGCTGAGCCCCGACCCCAAGCCTGGGGGCGCCCCCACCTCCTCCCGGCGCCCCCTTCTCAGCAGCCCGAGCTGGGGCGGCCCGGAGCCCGAAGGCCGGGCGGGCGGCGGCGTCCCTGGCTCATCCTCTCCGCATCCTGGCACCGGCAGCCGGAGGCTCAAGGTGGCGCCTCCTCCGCCGGCTCCCAAGCCTTGCAAAACCGTGACCACGAGTGGAGCCAAAGCCGGCGGGGGCAAGGGCGCGGGTAGCCGCCTGTCATGGCCCGAAAGCGAGGGCAAGCCCAGGGTCAAGGGGTCAAAGAGCAGCGCCGGGACTGGAGTTTCTGCCTCTgcagccgccaccgccgccgccgccgccgaggGAGGGGGCGCTACAGCTGCGACCTCTGGTGGGGTCGGGGCTGGGGCCGGAGCCCGAGGGAAGTTGTCTCCTCGGAAAGGCAAGAGTAAGACCTTGGACAACAGTGACTTGCATCCGGGACAGCCTGCCGGTTCTCCTCCTCCGCTAACCCTCCCACCAACTCCGACTCCAGGCGCTGCTGTCACCGCCGCTTCCGCGCAGCCCCCTGGGCCTGCACCTCCAATCACTCTGGAGCCTCCAGCTCCAGGGCTGAAACGGGGCCGGGAGGGGGGCCGAGCGTCCACTCGTGATCGCAAGATGCTCAAGTTTATCAGCGGCATCTTCACCAAGAGCACAGGAGGGCCTCCTGGCTCCGGGCCCCTTCCCGGACCCCCCAGCCTGTCTTCTGGCAGCGGGTCCAGGGAGCTGCTGGGCGCCGAGCTCCGCGCTTCCCCTA AGGCTGTGATCAATAGCCAGGAATGGACTTTGAGCCGCTCCATTCCTGAACTGCGCCTG GGTGTGCTGGGCGACGCCAGGAGTGGGAAGTCATCACTCATCCACCGATTCCTGACCGGTTCATACCAGGTGCTGGAGAAGACagaga GTGAGCAGTACAAGAAAGAGATGTTGGTGGATGGGCAGACACATCTGGTGCTAATCCGAGAGGAAGCTGGGGCACCTGATGCCAAG TTCTCAGGCTGGGCAGATGCTGTGATCTTCGTCTTCAGCCTGGAGGATGAGAACAGTTTCCAGGCTGTGAGCTGTCTCCATGGGCAGCTGAGTTCCCTTCGTGGGGAGGGACGAGGAGGCCTGGCCTTGGCACTAGTGGGGACACAAG ACAGGATCAGTGCTTCCTCCCCTCGGGTAGTGGGAGATGCTCGTGCCAGAGCTCTGTGCGCAGACATGAAACGCTGCAGCTACTATGAGACCTGTGCAACCTATGGGCTTAATGTGGATCGGGTCTTCCAGGAGG TGGCCCAGAAGGTGGTGACCTTGCGCAAGCAGCAACAGCTTCTGGCTGCCTGCAAGTCCCTGCCCAGCTCCCCAAGCCACTCAGCTGCATCCACTCCGGTAGCTGGCCAG GCTAGTAACGGGGGCCACACTAGCGACTACTCTTCTTCCCTCCCATCCTCACCGAATGTTGGTCACCGGGAGCTCCGAGCCGAGGCAGCTGCAGTGGCTGGATTGAGCACCCCAGGGTCCCTGCACCGGGCAGCCAAGCGCAGGACCAGCCTTTTTGCG AATCGTCGGGGTAGTGACTCCGAGAAACGGAGCTTGGATAGTCGGGGAGAGACAACAGGGAGTGGACGAGCCATCCCCATCAAACAG AGCTTCCTACTAAAACGAAGTGGCAATTCCTTGAACAAagaatggaagaagaaatatGTAACCCTGTCCAGTAATGGCTTTCTACTCTACCACCCCAGCATTAAC GATTACATCCACAGTACTCACGGAAAGGAGATGGATTTGCTGCGAACAACAGTCAAAGTCCCAGGCAAGCGGCCCCCGAGGGCCATCTCTGCGTTTGGCCCCTCAGCCAGCATCAACGGACTCGTCAAGGACATGAGCGCTGTCCAGATGGGCGAAGGCCCCG AAGTCACTACTCCCATGccaagccccagccccagccctagtTCCCTGCAGCCACCACCAGATCAGACATCCAAGCACCTGCTGAAGCCAGACCGGAATTTGGCCCGAGCCCTCAGCACAG ACTGTACCCCATCTGGAGACCTGAGCCCCCTGAGTCGAGAACCCCCTCCTTCTCCCATGGTGAagaaacagaggaggaaaaaattgACAACACCATCTAAGACTGAAGGCTCGACTGGGCAGGCTGAAG AGGAAAACTTTGAGTTCCTGATCGTGTCCAGCACGGGTCAGACGTGGCACTTTGAGGCAGCCAGTTTTGAGGAGCGGGATGCCTGGGTCCAGGCCATCGAGAGTCAGATCCTAGCCAGTCTACAATGCTGTGAGAGCAGCAAGGTCAAG CTGCGCACAGACAGCCAAAGCGAGGCCGTGGCCATCCAGGCGATCCGGAACGCCAAGGGGAATTCAATCTGCGTGGACTGCGGGGCCCCCA ACCCCACATGGGCCAGCTTGAACCTGGGCGCCCTCATTTGCATCGAGTGTTCTGGCATCCACCGCAACCTGGGCACTCACCTGTCCCGCGTCCGCTCGCTGGACTTGGACGACTGGCCACGGGAGCTGACCCTGGTGCTGACGGCTATTGGCAACGACACGGCCAACCGCGTGTGGGAAAGCGACACGCGAGGCCGTGTCAAGCCCACGCGGGATTCTTCGCG GGAGGAGCGCGAGTCGTGGATTCGCGCCAAGTACGAGCAGCTGCTGTTCCTGGCGCCGCTGAGCACCACGGAGGAGCCGCTGGGCCGCCAGCTGTGGGCCGCCGTGCAGGCCCAGGACGTGGCTACTGTTCTTCTGCTTTTGGCCCATGCGCGACACGGGCCGCTCGACACCAGCGTAGAGGACCCACAACTCCGCTCCCCACTCCACCTGGCTGCCGAGCTCGCCCACGTTGTCATCACGCAACTGCTGCTGTGG TACGGCGCGGACGTGGCGGCCCGTGACGCCCAGGGCCGCACGGCGCTGTTCTACGCCCGCCAGGCTGGAAGCCAGCTGTGCGCCGACATCCTTCTCCAGCATGGTTGCCCGGGTGAGGGCGGCAGcgcggccaccacgcccagcgcggccaccacgcccagcatcaCAGCCACGCCGAGCCCCCACCGCCGGAGCAGCGCCGCTAGCGTGGGCCGCGCCGACGCCCCAGTTGCGCTGGTATAG
- the AGAP2 gene encoding arf-GAP with GTPase, ANK repeat and PH domain-containing protein 2 isoform X3, which translates to MHAQRQFVVAAVRAEVKRHEVAKQALKRLRKLAERVDDPELEDSIQASLDSIQEAVINSQEWTLSRSIPELRLGVLGDARSGKSSLIHRFLTGSYQVLEKTESEQYKKEMLVDGQTHLVLIREEAGAPDAKFSGWADAVIFVFSLEDENSFQAVSCLHGQLSSLRGEGRGGLALALVGTQDRISASSPRVVGDARARALCADMKRCSYYETCATYGLNVDRVFQEVAQKVVTLRKQQQLLAACKSLPSSPSHSAASTPVAGQASNGGHTSDYSSSLPSSPNVGHRELRAEAAAVAGLSTPGSLHRAAKRRTSLFANRRGSDSEKRSLDSRGETTGSGRAIPIKQSFLLKRSGNSLNKEWKKKYVTLSSNGFLLYHPSINDYIHSTHGKEMDLLRTTVKVPGKRPPRAISAFGPSASINGLVKDMSAVQMGEGPEVTTPMPSPSPSPSSLQPPPDQTSKHLLKPDRNLARALSTDCTPSGDLSPLSREPPPSPMVKKQRRKKLTTPSKTEGSTGQAEAKRKMWKLKSFGSLRNIYKAEENFEFLIVSSTGQTWHFEAASFEERDAWVQAIESQILASLQCCESSKVKLRTDSQSEAVAIQAIRNAKGNSICVDCGAPNPTWASLNLGALICIECSGIHRNLGTHLSRVRSLDLDDWPRELTLVLTAIGNDTANRVWESDTRGRVKPTRDSSREERESWIRAKYEQLLFLAPLSTTEEPLGRQLWAAVQAQDVATVLLLLAHARHGPLDTSVEDPQLRSPLHLAAELAHVVITQLLLWYGADVAARDAQGRTALFYARQAGSQLCADILLQHGCPGEGGSAATTPSAATTPSITATPSPHRRSSAASVGRADAPVALV; encoded by the exons ATGCATGCCCAGAGGCAGTTCGTTGTAGCTGCAGTGAGAGCAGAAGTCAAACGACATGAGGTGGCCAAGCAGGCTCTAAAACGCCTCAGGAAGCTGGCAGAGAGAGTGGACGACCCTGAACTTGAGGACAGCATCCAGGCCTCATTAGACAGCATTCAAG AGGCTGTGATCAATAGCCAGGAATGGACTTTGAGCCGCTCCATTCCTGAACTGCGCCTG GGTGTGCTGGGCGACGCCAGGAGTGGGAAGTCATCACTCATCCACCGATTCCTGACCGGTTCATACCAGGTGCTGGAGAAGACagaga GTGAGCAGTACAAGAAAGAGATGTTGGTGGATGGGCAGACACATCTGGTGCTAATCCGAGAGGAAGCTGGGGCACCTGATGCCAAG TTCTCAGGCTGGGCAGATGCTGTGATCTTCGTCTTCAGCCTGGAGGATGAGAACAGTTTCCAGGCTGTGAGCTGTCTCCATGGGCAGCTGAGTTCCCTTCGTGGGGAGGGACGAGGAGGCCTGGCCTTGGCACTAGTGGGGACACAAG ACAGGATCAGTGCTTCCTCCCCTCGGGTAGTGGGAGATGCTCGTGCCAGAGCTCTGTGCGCAGACATGAAACGCTGCAGCTACTATGAGACCTGTGCAACCTATGGGCTTAATGTGGATCGGGTCTTCCAGGAGG TGGCCCAGAAGGTGGTGACCTTGCGCAAGCAGCAACAGCTTCTGGCTGCCTGCAAGTCCCTGCCCAGCTCCCCAAGCCACTCAGCTGCATCCACTCCGGTAGCTGGCCAG GCTAGTAACGGGGGCCACACTAGCGACTACTCTTCTTCCCTCCCATCCTCACCGAATGTTGGTCACCGGGAGCTCCGAGCCGAGGCAGCTGCAGTGGCTGGATTGAGCACCCCAGGGTCCCTGCACCGGGCAGCCAAGCGCAGGACCAGCCTTTTTGCG AATCGTCGGGGTAGTGACTCCGAGAAACGGAGCTTGGATAGTCGGGGAGAGACAACAGGGAGTGGACGAGCCATCCCCATCAAACAG AGCTTCCTACTAAAACGAAGTGGCAATTCCTTGAACAAagaatggaagaagaaatatGTAACCCTGTCCAGTAATGGCTTTCTACTCTACCACCCCAGCATTAAC GATTACATCCACAGTACTCACGGAAAGGAGATGGATTTGCTGCGAACAACAGTCAAAGTCCCAGGCAAGCGGCCCCCGAGGGCCATCTCTGCGTTTGGCCCCTCAGCCAGCATCAACGGACTCGTCAAGGACATGAGCGCTGTCCAGATGGGCGAAGGCCCCG AAGTCACTACTCCCATGccaagccccagccccagccctagtTCCCTGCAGCCACCACCAGATCAGACATCCAAGCACCTGCTGAAGCCAGACCGGAATTTGGCCCGAGCCCTCAGCACAG ACTGTACCCCATCTGGAGACCTGAGCCCCCTGAGTCGAGAACCCCCTCCTTCTCCCATGGTGAagaaacagaggaggaaaaaattgACAACACCATCTAAGACTGAAGGCTCGACTGGGCAGGCTGAAG CCAAGCGCAAAATGTGGAAACTAAAATCCTTTGgtagtttaagaaatatttataaagcag AGGAAAACTTTGAGTTCCTGATCGTGTCCAGCACGGGTCAGACGTGGCACTTTGAGGCAGCCAGTTTTGAGGAGCGGGATGCCTGGGTCCAGGCCATCGAGAGTCAGATCCTAGCCAGTCTACAATGCTGTGAGAGCAGCAAGGTCAAG CTGCGCACAGACAGCCAAAGCGAGGCCGTGGCCATCCAGGCGATCCGGAACGCCAAGGGGAATTCAATCTGCGTGGACTGCGGGGCCCCCA ACCCCACATGGGCCAGCTTGAACCTGGGCGCCCTCATTTGCATCGAGTGTTCTGGCATCCACCGCAACCTGGGCACTCACCTGTCCCGCGTCCGCTCGCTGGACTTGGACGACTGGCCACGGGAGCTGACCCTGGTGCTGACGGCTATTGGCAACGACACGGCCAACCGCGTGTGGGAAAGCGACACGCGAGGCCGTGTCAAGCCCACGCGGGATTCTTCGCG GGAGGAGCGCGAGTCGTGGATTCGCGCCAAGTACGAGCAGCTGCTGTTCCTGGCGCCGCTGAGCACCACGGAGGAGCCGCTGGGCCGCCAGCTGTGGGCCGCCGTGCAGGCCCAGGACGTGGCTACTGTTCTTCTGCTTTTGGCCCATGCGCGACACGGGCCGCTCGACACCAGCGTAGAGGACCCACAACTCCGCTCCCCACTCCACCTGGCTGCCGAGCTCGCCCACGTTGTCATCACGCAACTGCTGCTGTGG TACGGCGCGGACGTGGCGGCCCGTGACGCCCAGGGCCGCACGGCGCTGTTCTACGCCCGCCAGGCTGGAAGCCAGCTGTGCGCCGACATCCTTCTCCAGCATGGTTGCCCGGGTGAGGGCGGCAGcgcggccaccacgcccagcgcggccaccacgcccagcatcaCAGCCACGCCGAGCCCCCACCGCCGGAGCAGCGCCGCTAGCGTGGGCCGCGCCGACGCCCCAGTTGCGCTGGTATAG
- the AGAP2 gene encoding arf-GAP with GTPase, ANK repeat and PH domain-containing protein 2 isoform X4 — protein sequence MHAQRQFVVAAVRAEVKRHEVAKQALKRLRKLAERVDDPELEDSIQASLDSIQEAVINSQEWTLSRSIPELRLGVLGDARSGKSSLIHRFLTGSYQVLEKTESEQYKKEMLVDGQTHLVLIREEAGAPDAKFSGWADAVIFVFSLEDENSFQAVSCLHGQLSSLRGEGRGGLALALVGTQDRISASSPRVVGDARARALCADMKRCSYYETCATYGLNVDRVFQEVAQKVVTLRKQQQLLAACKSLPSSPSHSAASTPVAGQASNGGHTSDYSSSLPSSPNVGHRELRAEAAAVAGLSTPGSLHRAAKRRTSLFANRRGSDSEKRSLDSRGETTGSGRAIPIKQSFLLKRSGNSLNKEWKKKYVTLSSNGFLLYHPSINDYIHSTHGKEMDLLRTTVKVPGKRPPRAISAFGPSASINGLVKDMSAVQMGEGPEVTTPMPSPSPSPSSLQPPPDQTSKHLLKPDRNLARALSTDCTPSGDLSPLSREPPPSPMVKKQRRKKLTTPSKTEGSTGQAEEENFEFLIVSSTGQTWHFEAASFEERDAWVQAIESQILASLQCCESSKVKLRTDSQSEAVAIQAIRNAKGNSICVDCGAPNPTWASLNLGALICIECSGIHRNLGTHLSRVRSLDLDDWPRELTLVLTAIGNDTANRVWESDTRGRVKPTRDSSREERESWIRAKYEQLLFLAPLSTTEEPLGRQLWAAVQAQDVATVLLLLAHARHGPLDTSVEDPQLRSPLHLAAELAHVVITQLLLWYGADVAARDAQGRTALFYARQAGSQLCADILLQHGCPGEGGSAATTPSAATTPSITATPSPHRRSSAASVGRADAPVALV from the exons ATGCATGCCCAGAGGCAGTTCGTTGTAGCTGCAGTGAGAGCAGAAGTCAAACGACATGAGGTGGCCAAGCAGGCTCTAAAACGCCTCAGGAAGCTGGCAGAGAGAGTGGACGACCCTGAACTTGAGGACAGCATCCAGGCCTCATTAGACAGCATTCAAG AGGCTGTGATCAATAGCCAGGAATGGACTTTGAGCCGCTCCATTCCTGAACTGCGCCTG GGTGTGCTGGGCGACGCCAGGAGTGGGAAGTCATCACTCATCCACCGATTCCTGACCGGTTCATACCAGGTGCTGGAGAAGACagaga GTGAGCAGTACAAGAAAGAGATGTTGGTGGATGGGCAGACACATCTGGTGCTAATCCGAGAGGAAGCTGGGGCACCTGATGCCAAG TTCTCAGGCTGGGCAGATGCTGTGATCTTCGTCTTCAGCCTGGAGGATGAGAACAGTTTCCAGGCTGTGAGCTGTCTCCATGGGCAGCTGAGTTCCCTTCGTGGGGAGGGACGAGGAGGCCTGGCCTTGGCACTAGTGGGGACACAAG ACAGGATCAGTGCTTCCTCCCCTCGGGTAGTGGGAGATGCTCGTGCCAGAGCTCTGTGCGCAGACATGAAACGCTGCAGCTACTATGAGACCTGTGCAACCTATGGGCTTAATGTGGATCGGGTCTTCCAGGAGG TGGCCCAGAAGGTGGTGACCTTGCGCAAGCAGCAACAGCTTCTGGCTGCCTGCAAGTCCCTGCCCAGCTCCCCAAGCCACTCAGCTGCATCCACTCCGGTAGCTGGCCAG GCTAGTAACGGGGGCCACACTAGCGACTACTCTTCTTCCCTCCCATCCTCACCGAATGTTGGTCACCGGGAGCTCCGAGCCGAGGCAGCTGCAGTGGCTGGATTGAGCACCCCAGGGTCCCTGCACCGGGCAGCCAAGCGCAGGACCAGCCTTTTTGCG AATCGTCGGGGTAGTGACTCCGAGAAACGGAGCTTGGATAGTCGGGGAGAGACAACAGGGAGTGGACGAGCCATCCCCATCAAACAG AGCTTCCTACTAAAACGAAGTGGCAATTCCTTGAACAAagaatggaagaagaaatatGTAACCCTGTCCAGTAATGGCTTTCTACTCTACCACCCCAGCATTAAC GATTACATCCACAGTACTCACGGAAAGGAGATGGATTTGCTGCGAACAACAGTCAAAGTCCCAGGCAAGCGGCCCCCGAGGGCCATCTCTGCGTTTGGCCCCTCAGCCAGCATCAACGGACTCGTCAAGGACATGAGCGCTGTCCAGATGGGCGAAGGCCCCG AAGTCACTACTCCCATGccaagccccagccccagccctagtTCCCTGCAGCCACCACCAGATCAGACATCCAAGCACCTGCTGAAGCCAGACCGGAATTTGGCCCGAGCCCTCAGCACAG ACTGTACCCCATCTGGAGACCTGAGCCCCCTGAGTCGAGAACCCCCTCCTTCTCCCATGGTGAagaaacagaggaggaaaaaattgACAACACCATCTAAGACTGAAGGCTCGACTGGGCAGGCTGAAG AGGAAAACTTTGAGTTCCTGATCGTGTCCAGCACGGGTCAGACGTGGCACTTTGAGGCAGCCAGTTTTGAGGAGCGGGATGCCTGGGTCCAGGCCATCGAGAGTCAGATCCTAGCCAGTCTACAATGCTGTGAGAGCAGCAAGGTCAAG CTGCGCACAGACAGCCAAAGCGAGGCCGTGGCCATCCAGGCGATCCGGAACGCCAAGGGGAATTCAATCTGCGTGGACTGCGGGGCCCCCA ACCCCACATGGGCCAGCTTGAACCTGGGCGCCCTCATTTGCATCGAGTGTTCTGGCATCCACCGCAACCTGGGCACTCACCTGTCCCGCGTCCGCTCGCTGGACTTGGACGACTGGCCACGGGAGCTGACCCTGGTGCTGACGGCTATTGGCAACGACACGGCCAACCGCGTGTGGGAAAGCGACACGCGAGGCCGTGTCAAGCCCACGCGGGATTCTTCGCG GGAGGAGCGCGAGTCGTGGATTCGCGCCAAGTACGAGCAGCTGCTGTTCCTGGCGCCGCTGAGCACCACGGAGGAGCCGCTGGGCCGCCAGCTGTGGGCCGCCGTGCAGGCCCAGGACGTGGCTACTGTTCTTCTGCTTTTGGCCCATGCGCGACACGGGCCGCTCGACACCAGCGTAGAGGACCCACAACTCCGCTCCCCACTCCACCTGGCTGCCGAGCTCGCCCACGTTGTCATCACGCAACTGCTGCTGTGG TACGGCGCGGACGTGGCGGCCCGTGACGCCCAGGGCCGCACGGCGCTGTTCTACGCCCGCCAGGCTGGAAGCCAGCTGTGCGCCGACATCCTTCTCCAGCATGGTTGCCCGGGTGAGGGCGGCAGcgcggccaccacgcccagcgcggccaccacgcccagcatcaCAGCCACGCCGAGCCCCCACCGCCGGAGCAGCGCCGCTAGCGTGGGCCGCGCCGACGCCCCAGTTGCGCTGGTATAG